The sequence below is a genomic window from Phaenicophaeus curvirostris isolate KB17595 chromosome 16, BPBGC_Pcur_1.0, whole genome shotgun sequence.
TCTGCTGGGAAGGGTGAAGGAGAGTTGGGTGACATCCACTTTGTTGGGGTGATTTGCTCTGTTGGAGAAGCTGCCGTGGGAAtgagttgctttaagttgtcctGGGCCTCAGCAGCGCCCAGCTGAATCACTGTCTGGGCTTGCTATGGAGATGGGATTGCTTTCAAGGAGCCGCCCTGTCCAGAGCAGGGCCACTTCCAGGACATTGCAGGCATGTTCCTGGCATCAGAggtgcaggcagggaaggggagaaggagagaagtaGTTGTTGTTTCTTTAGGAACCAGCAAACACCCTTTTGCTCCCTGTCTGTGCCAAACTAAGCATCATAACAgcccctgcagcacagcaggaaagGCAGCACCCTGAGAAGGTGCAGCTGTCCAGTTGCAAGGGACATTTTCCATGCAGGAGATGCCTCTCCTCCTACAGCATCTGCAGCGGAATGCACTAAATCCATACAAGCCTCCAGGTCTAAGTGTGTGTAAATAAGAGAAAGGGATGTTTGCTTTGGATCCTCATCTCTTCCCATGCCTGATGGGTGAAATCGCAGCTGGAGAGAGCACGTGTGACCTCACGAATCGCTGCTGCTCAGCGGCACACACTGAGGGGTGGAGGTGTTTCACAGCTCCTCCTGGGACAGAAGAACCTGGGCAATTCACCCACGCTGGAAATAGTCACACGCTAAAACAgcaccagaaaagaaaacatccagATAATTAGAAATTAAGCTACAAACTCACTGACCTAATATTCACCCATGCTGTTAGAGATACGGATACAGCTCCATAGCCTCTCCATGGCCAGAGCTTTGCTTTGCATCCCACTTACAACTCACAGGGCTCAAACCGACTCAGCTGCCTGTAGCAATACACCCAACCCCTCTTCTGCTTCACCCCAGCGTGTTGTATAAACACTGCGGACAAGAGGGCGTTAACACTGGTCATCTGCAAACCACTACAGACAGTGGAAATTTTTAAACTTCACTGCATTTTGGGATCCAAATATTCTTGTCTGCAAGCCCTCAGATCACTTCATGGCTGCAGACAGGCTCCTGATGCTCAGCTCGAGCGGAGCATCGCTGCAGCATCGTGTCAGAGCGGAGCCGTCCCGTGCTCAGCTCTGGCACTGAGGGCAGAGGAACCGCTGAGCTCTCAAAGCTTTGCACAAGtcctttctgtgttttgggCCATTCTACAAGAAGTTGCTCATTCAAAAATTTTAGAACCTCCTGGAGAAGAAAGTAAACAGAGATCCcaaacaaattatttccaaGAGGAAGTCTAGTGTCCAGACAAAACCAGCCTTAACGATGCTTCATTTCCTGCTGCTGGCGATGCAAGGAGCTCTGGAGCAGTAAGGAGGTCGAAGCctgaaagaagacaaaaggtAAAAAGCTGAACTGGAATATTTTCCATCTCTGAAACGATGCCGAGGTTCGTTCATCCttgtgttttccatttctatGGTGCAAAAATGGGTTTAGTCTTAACTGCTCTCTTGGGTTTCCAGTCAAGATTTGTTACTAATTAAAATGGGCAGTGGCTGCTGTTGTCTTGTGCACCATGAATTTAAAGCAAAGACAGTCATAGATTAATTTTCTGAGTGAAGCCCTAGGAATAACAGGAAGGGAAATGTTAGCAGGAACTTAAAGCACAGTTTATGGATCCAAAAGCAATTTCTGCCTCGTGAACTCTCACTATCGCAGCCTGTAAGCTCAGCACAGCTATCAGTGGGATTTATTCTTCGAGCAAACCAGCAAGATAAGGACATAATTCCACTGCAGGCAGTGAAAACACATGCTGTGGTGGGTTAATGCAGATCTTTACCTTTGACATGACCTACACATCCCACAGGGGGTGCTTGCGGTGCCAATGGATCAGACAAGGTTCGGCCAAGGGTTCAGGTTGCCAACTCCACACTGTTAATCACACAGAAAACCTTTTGCTTCAGCCTCCGCTTTGCCATATTGCTTTATTTCCTCTGTGTGAAGAGAAATAAAgctattaatatttttgcaGATATTATGGGTGTTTCTTATCATTGCTATTACCCAGATGTGTTACTTTACATCAAAGTGTTAGAAGTCTGCAGGTACACGGAATCATTACAAAGCTTTTCATGAGCAAATGCGCCTCATACACAAGCTGTCTACCTTGAACTATAAGAATAAACTCaatcatgaattaaaaaaaaatcaatcaaggTGCTGGATCCCACTGTAATAGTgtcaagaaaatatatttaaataagaagGTGCACACAAGAGGAAAGAATCACATCATTTAACTCCCTGAACTGGAACTAATAGTTTCTATCCTTCCCTAGCAAAGGTTTGTGGTTCTAACCCAAAGCCTTCTATGATTATGCATAGGAGgaatctggctttttttttttgcactctAGGAATGCCGGGTGTCACTGGAAAACCAGCCCTTTTGATGAGGGTTGTTCgtagcaaggaaaaaaatgtgtaaataaaattttgatGGGTTATGTTTTATGTCAAGGTAATTCCAAGGTCAGTGCAGAGCAAAAATACGTTACTTAATGATGTATTTTCCTCTTAAGTTTGGCTCAAATCATTCCTATCTCAAGAGTAACTTGATATGTTACAAGGAAACCCTTCCCAGGAttgtttccttccctctttcacaTTTGATTTCTATAGTTTGAGGTTTTCCTTCTCCTGATCTCCATCTTTGGGCTGGACAACTTTCAAACAGAATCCCACACTGCTGAATTCATCAtccagcttccagtactgaaaggggctggggaggagctcttgatcagggagtgcagggatagcaCGATGGggagcagttttaagctgaaagaggatgagatcttgggaagaaatgtttccctgtgagggtggggaggccctggcccaggttgcccagagcaggggtggctgccccatccctggaggggttcaaggccaggttggatggggcttggagcccctgatccagtgggaggtgtgcctgcccatggcagagagtaggactggatgggctttgaggtcccttccagcccaaaccagtctgtgattctatgattgccaGGGGGAAGCAAGAGGAGAAATATTTGCAGAGTATAGGAACTTACTATACTACTTAACCTCAGGAGTGTGTCTTTTCATGCTAGCATTCAAGCATTCCAGTTAGGATGGTGTTAGGATGGGGGCTACATGGATTCCTGATCACTTTCATTGACTAAAGTAACCTGTTACACTCTGAACTATCTGGATTGTTGCAtcatttgcttcatttttttcccaaaagcaaTTTCTAGCCAATAACTTCAGTAATTATACTTCATGAATCATGCAAGTGGACATTGATTCCTACAATGGGTGCTTGAATTACAGTAAAATGAATTGTGCGCAACCCGAACACTGATTTTTCacccagacttttttttccccttaagtcacttctaaaaataaggaaatcaTTCATCTTCAAGAGAGTAATGACCTATAAAACtgtaatttctttgtatttatgaATCCTTTCTATCCATTACGAACACTCCTCTTAATGAATGTTCTTTCTCCTTCATGAAGGTATTATAAGCAATTACATCCTCTGGTTTTAATGTTCTGATAATGTAACCAATTGCCCTATACTTTATCCCCAGGTTATTGACTATCTAAAAAGGGCTAAATGGCTTTTAGCCAGAAGAGGATGTAATAACCCTGATTACCTGGGAATCTGAGTGAACACGAGGTCTTCTTTAGACCATGAAGTATATGTACAAGCTTTAAGCACCACAGAGGAGACCCCAAATGCTCTCTGCAGTGCAAACTTGCTTTTCTGGTCAGGCATGAGCTGTTTATTTATGACCTGTTGTCCCTTTAGACTTGCATTGCATTTCTGTTCCTGTTTGGCAGCACAAAGATGGCTTAAgtgaatgaaaattaaagaggacttaatgaaaatgaaattcaggCCCTGAACACTGGTATAAAAGGTGTATTAATCCCTCCTCCGACTTGTGCCTAGAATGAAGCACAGAAAGATCATTTCAAGTTATGACAGCTTTGATGGAAGATCTTTCATTGCTGTTGGAAGGAGAGTTATTATGTTGCTGCTCATAACTATTCATCGGGTTTTCTGAGAGCTGAATTACACCAAGTAATAAAAGGTGTGAATAACAATTCTTTTGGAGCAGGTAAGAACTAGCAGAAAGCATCTCCCAAGAATGCTGGTACAATCCAGGTACCTTGCATTGGGCTGACATTCTTTTTCCAACCGTATTTTCTCAACTGGTCCATTTTGTGCCTGGTGAAACCTTTGTAGAGCTCCAAGACGAGATTTGGGTGTTCATTGAGCTGTTTCTGAAAGCCAGGACATCTAAAtatgaccttctccaaccattCCAGGAATTAAAACTGATAGAAGAGAAGCTGTAAATGCTGTCCCCAGCCTGAGGTCAACAAGAGTCCATCCAATTAATTGGACTCAGGATAAGGTCCAAAAAGGCATCAGTCCAAAACCTGTCTTATATGTAGCACCAGTGCAATCAGTAGAATGATGCTAATTATACATGGTATGAGGAGACAGTTGCCCGTCCTTGGCCCCAATCCCTCCCTAAGAAAGAAGCTGATGAGGAGTGAGGGAAAACTCTCCTCCTTTGAaccatctgaaatattttccctctgttcaTTTCACCCAGCATCCATGGCCTTGGGAGCTTGCCAGCAGCAGATGAAAATGTAATAGATGATCTCAAAAACTAGTGTTTGTGCAGAGCACATCCCAGTTCAGTCTGTTGCAGCTTATTTGAAATTACATACTGTgcattggaaaataaaaatggaaagcgTACACAGAAATTCTGCTAGGAACAGCACATGGATAGGTCACCTTGGAAAGAGGTTAACAAGAGGCTAAGAAAGACCATCTAAAGAGACAAATGCTTTTGATGCCCTTtagtttcatttcctttcagattttaactctgggaaaaaaaaatcaggtttaggctctacatttaaataaagtttCACTTTCTGCATTTGATTTTGAATTTTTCAGAATGGCAGTGCAAGAAAGAGTCACCAGAGGAACTCTGTGTGTCTTCTACCCAGCATTTTTTGAAAGGGCTGTTCCAACAGCAGCCAGGCAGTGAGTGTGCCTTGAGCAGAGCTTGCTCTGACAGCTTTAAGCATCACAGCCTTAGCTTCTGGTCTCagcaggttttgttttggggtttattCTTTTGTTTACCTGGTCTCTGTTGTCAGATACTCCAACTGTAGGTAATGAGACAGGGATTGCCTTTTCCACTGCTTGTAAACAGCGTGCAGTGGAGCCACCTTCCTACCTGGAGTCTCCCAGTGCTACCACAAGTTAACAATTAATCAGAAGAAATGCACCTTGCAGTAACATTAACAGATGGCCCATCAGAAGCTCTGATTTGAATTACCATGTTAACCattcctgctgctttgcttgGTCCAGCTGGCTCTGCTGAAGATGAGAGCTGTGTTTCTCCTGCTCGTGGTGTCCGTCGCGAACGTCGGGGCTGTGATGGAAAAGGGTCTGCCGAGACGGCGCCTCTCGTGCGTGCGATGCTGCGGCCCTTCAGAGCAGCCCGTGTCCATCATCTCCTCTCGATACACAAGGATGAGCAGCGACCCAGCCTATTCAATACCCAAAGTCCAGCCCACTATAGATATCACCATCCTCAAAGGTGGGTAAAGCTGACTAATGTGATAATAAAATGAACCCAACCATGTCCCCCAAGCCCAAATCAGATCTTGGTAGCTTTTCTTGCCCAAACCTGTGCACAAAGGGGCTGTGTTCATGAATACTGGATTCTTGTAACCAGTCTGGTGAGGTCATGGAGTTCCACTATTGGACATTAATCACTGACACCACAATCTCAGTGGGGCCATACCTTCACTGGCATATTTACCCTTCTTGGAGTTGGAAGGGTGCTGGTGTCTGACCAACACTTCCAGATATCCATGCTGGGAAAACAGTGTTTTAGGACCTGCTTTGCAGACTGTCTCCAGCAAAGATGTGTCTGCTTGGACCTCATGTTTGACAAAATTTTTCTTTACGCTTACAGGTGAGAAGGGTGAAATGGGAGAGAAAGGGTACCCTGGAGCAgttgggaaggaaggagaaagagggttGCGTGGCTTGAATGGacagaaaggacagaaaggaCAGCCTGGCCCGCAAGGGCATTCCTGCAAGCAGCTCTATGCTGCTTTCTCCGTAGGTCGGAGAAAACCCCTTCATAGCTCAGACTACTACGAGCATGTCACTTTTGACACCGAGTTTGTGAACCTGTACAAGCACTTCAACATGTTCTCGGGGAAGTTCTTCTGCTATGTGGCAGGAATCTACTACTTCAGCCTCAATGTCCACACCTGGAACTTCAAGGAGACCTACCTGCACTtgatgaaaaatgagaaagaggtGGCCATTCTCTACGCCCAGCCCAGTGATCGGAGCATCATGCAGAGCCAGAGCCTAATGCTGGATCtgcaggaaggagaggaggtCTGGGTGAGGATGTTCAAAAGGGAGCGAGAAAATGCCATCTACAGTGAAGAGGCTGATGTTTACATC
It includes:
- the C1QTNF8 gene encoding complement C1q tumor necrosis factor-related protein 8 is translated as MRAVFLLLVVSVANVGAVMEKGLPRRRLSCVRCCGPSEQPVSIISSRYTRMSSDPAYSIPKVQPTIDITILKGEKGEMGEKGYPGAVGKEGERGLRGLNGQKGQKGQPGPQGHSCKQLYAAFSVGRRKPLHSSDYYEHVTFDTEFVNLYKHFNMFSGKFFCYVAGIYYFSLNVHTWNFKETYLHLMKNEKEVAILYAQPSDRSIMQSQSLMLDLQEGEEVWVRMFKRERENAIYSEEADVYIIFNGHLIKPAVE